One window from the genome of Blastocatellia bacterium encodes:
- a CDS encoding CHAT domain-containing protein — protein sequence MAATNLGFKKVLFKNKLAFIYLSFSIALILCFSTNYNAATNVQSPRLLETNKAIEEKLTFKEKHVYRVALAKKDFLLVTLEQKGIDVIIQVIDPNGQKLADVNNLSSPLGQEALVMIADLEGDYQLIVKAADEKVSVGSYEIKVQEKRPSTQKDAALLEGRELQATADFLYAQNTKENFLEALKLYQQSVELFQLAEDKKGQASCLRGVALCYYSLNENLKSIENYEKSLALWTELGQRYSQAATLLAIGGVYYIIDDYQLALSYYEQALPIWIEIKDRYGEGYTLAAIGNAKVSTGDYFKAVECYYQSIQAYQDLSNLNAEGTARFSLSNAFYLLGELNESLSNYQQTLALFQTTKDKKGQASTYTNLGLVYAGLKNKDLSLDNYNKAITLYQEQNEPIAEAFTRLGVSASHLLFEEHDKALEVGNQSLEIFLKSKDRRGEAIALSNIGRVYFASGDKEKAKENYQKAIDIFRSLGYRSGEAAMLYGLASVALELGNINEAQSQIEAALKIVNSSTLKITEQEIKEFNFTALRSYFDLYIDVLMQLHKNNPNGSYDLQAFQVNEQARARFLQDILTSIRPTISGIDSQLLAKERKVNQLIRNKTRSQMKLLSAEYTAEQLTSVSKDLEKFAKEYEVIQAEIKEKYPRYAQLMYSSPIATKDLQQRLGKDTILLEYWLGQKYSYLWLVTPDKVESFELPARFEIEQQANKFHQLLRARNDIIRYYKGKPINQSTTHNLTKDQIKDLAKLLAEGKSLNKPLSTEEKDAQAAELANTLGQILLQPVATKLAKSKLLIVGEGALHFIPFAALINPGDETKKTPLLVDHEIAYLPSALSFIASQTTNNERKNLKPSVAIFADPILSVVDNRLSKKALKDKEENQQPPSILVSLKDPARQSVELAYRAAEDTGILNEDYRIPRLPVAAQEAKQLATILEKPKEILETAMTRNILSSEELKQYSILHFSSYAFINSKHPAISGLALSLFDTVGKEQDNFLRLKDLYNLELPADLVTFSAGGTTLNGEVRAEGFYALSRGLMYSGVSRTMLSLWTVNEDARVELMSKFYQELLKQKQLKPSVALRNAQLAILEDKRWQSPYYWAAFMVVGNLD from the coding sequence ATGGCCGCAACAAACCTTGGTTTTAAGAAAGTTCTATTTAAAAACAAGTTAGCATTTATTTATTTAAGCTTTTCCATTGCTTTAATACTCTGTTTTTCAACTAATTATAATGCTGCTACTAATGTGCAAAGTCCTCGTCTTCTAGAAACTAATAAAGCTATTGAAGAAAAGTTAACCTTTAAGGAAAAGCATGTTTATAGAGTAGCTTTAGCAAAAAAAGATTTTCTACTTGTTACTTTAGAGCAAAAAGGAATAGATGTAATTATTCAAGTAATAGACCCTAATGGACAAAAGCTAGCCGACGTTAACAACCTATCAAGCCCTTTAGGTCAAGAAGCGTTGGTAATGATTGCAGATCTTGAAGGCGATTATCAGTTGATAGTAAAGGCAGCGGATGAAAAAGTATCTGTTGGGAGCTATGAAATTAAAGTTCAGGAAAAACGCCCATCAACCCAAAAAGATGCTGCACTATTAGAAGGGCGTGAATTACAAGCAACAGCAGATTTTCTTTATGCACAAAATACCAAAGAAAATTTTCTTGAAGCTCTAAAACTTTATCAACAATCTGTAGAGCTTTTTCAACTAGCAGAAGATAAAAAAGGCCAAGCTAGTTGTTTGCGAGGTGTAGCACTTTGTTATTACTCGCTAAATGAAAACTTAAAATCAATAGAAAATTATGAAAAATCCCTCGCGCTTTGGACTGAACTAGGCCAACGCTATAGCCAAGCAGCAACTTTACTTGCAATTGGGGGTGTTTACTACATTATAGACGACTATCAACTTGCACTTAGTTACTATGAACAGGCTCTACCAATTTGGATAGAAATAAAAGACCGATATGGTGAGGGCTACACTTTAGCAGCAATTGGTAACGCTAAAGTTTCAACAGGCGATTATTTCAAGGCTGTAGAATGTTATTATCAATCCATCCAAGCTTATCAAGACTTATCTAACTTAAACGCAGAAGGCACGGCTAGATTTAGTTTAAGCAATGCTTTTTATTTGTTAGGTGAATTAAACGAATCTTTATCTAACTATCAGCAAACTCTAGCACTTTTCCAAACTACCAAAGATAAAAAAGGCCAGGCTAGCACTTATACAAACTTAGGCTTAGTTTATGCAGGGTTAAAAAATAAAGATTTATCCTTAGACAATTATAATAAAGCAATAACACTTTATCAAGAACAAAACGAGCCAATAGCAGAAGCTTTTACTAGGCTTGGTGTTTCTGCATCACACTTACTTTTTGAAGAACATGACAAGGCTTTAGAAGTTGGCAATCAATCCTTGGAAATCTTTCTAAAATCTAAAGATAGACGAGGTGAAGCTATTGCATTAAGCAATATTGGGCGAGTTTATTTTGCTTCTGGAGATAAAGAAAAAGCTAAGGAAAACTACCAAAAAGCAATTGATATTTTTCGCTCTCTAGGCTATCGCAGCGGTGAAGCAGCAATGCTTTATGGGCTAGCGAGTGTTGCCCTAGAGCTAGGAAATATAAATGAAGCTCAAAGCCAGATTGAAGCAGCACTTAAAATTGTTAATTCTTCTACTCTAAAAATTACTGAGCAAGAAATTAAAGAATTTAATTTTACTGCCCTACGTAGCTATTTTGATCTTTATATTGATGTTTTAATGCAGTTACATAAAAATAACCCTAATGGAAGCTATGATTTACAAGCATTCCAAGTAAATGAACAAGCTCGCGCAAGATTTTTACAAGACATTTTAACCAGCATTCGCCCAACAATTAGCGGAATAGATTCACAACTTCTAGCTAAAGAACGTAAAGTTAACCAATTAATTAGAAATAAAACCCGTAGCCAAATGAAGCTTTTAAGTGCTGAATATACAGCAGAACAGCTAACAAGTGTCTCTAAAGATTTAGAAAAATTTGCTAAGGAATATGAAGTAATCCAAGCTGAAATTAAAGAAAAATATCCGCGTTATGCTCAACTGATGTATTCATCGCCAATAGCAACTAAAGACCTACAACAACGCTTAGGCAAAGATACTATTTTATTAGAATATTGGCTTGGTCAAAAATACAGCTATCTTTGGTTGGTAACACCTGACAAAGTAGAAAGTTTTGAACTTCCTGCACGTTTTGAAATAGAGCAACAAGCTAATAAATTTCATCAACTTTTACGCGCTCGTAATGACATAATTCGCTATTACAAAGGAAAGCCTATAAATCAATCTACTACACACAACTTAACAAAAGACCAAATAAAAGATTTGGCTAAACTTTTAGCAGAAGGAAAATCATTAAATAAACCTTTATCGACAGAAGAAAAAGATGCCCAAGCAGCAGAATTAGCTAACACATTAGGACAAATTTTGCTCCAACCTGTAGCAACAAAACTAGCAAAATCAAAGCTTTTAATTGTTGGCGAAGGGGCTTTGCATTTTATTCCTTTTGCAGCATTGATTAATCCAGGAGATGAAACTAAAAAAACGCCGCTTTTGGTTGACCATGAAATAGCCTATTTGCCAAGTGCTTTATCATTTATTGCTTCACAAACTACAAATAACGAGCGTAAAAACTTAAAGCCTTCTGTAGCAATTTTCGCTGATCCAATACTTTCAGTTGTAGACAACAGATTAAGTAAAAAAGCTCTAAAAGATAAAGAAGAAAACCAACAACCACCAAGTATTTTGGTATCCTTAAAAGATCCTGCTCGTCAATCTGTAGAGCTAGCTTACCGAGCAGCAGAAGACACAGGAATACTAAATGAAGACTACCGCATTCCCCGTTTGCCAGTTGCCGCACAGGAAGCCAAACAACTTGCAACTATTTTAGAAAAGCCAAAAGAAATCCTTGAAACTGCAATGACTCGTAACATCTTGTCTAGCGAGGAGTTAAAGCAATATTCCATTTTGCATTTTTCTAGCTATGCTTTTATTAATAGCAAACATCCTGCAATTTCAGGTCTTGCACTCTCGCTTTTTGACACAGTTGGCAAGGAACAAGATAACTTCTTAAGACTAAAAGACTTATATAACTTAGAGCTACCTGCTGATTTGGTAACTTTTAGTGCTGGCGGGACAACCCTAAATGGAGAAGTAAGAGCAGAAGGATTTTATGCTCTAAGTCGGGGTTTAATGTATTCTGGTGTATCTCGTACAATGCTAAGTTTATGGACGGTTAATGAAGATGCTCGTGTTGAATTAATGAGCAAGTTTTATCAAGAACTGCTAAAACAAAAACAATTAAAACCTTCTGTAGCTTTGCGTAATGCCCAACTAGCCATTTTAGAAGATAAACGCTGGCAATCACCTTATTATTGGGCTGCATTTATGGTAGTAGGTAACTTAGACTAA
- a CDS encoding PadR family transcriptional regulator — translation MSDNRIELLQGTLDMLILKVLSRNELHGYAIARRIQEISEDVLKVEEGSLYPALYRMEQKGWISSSWGLSDNNRRAKYYQLTALGKQQLEVEINSWQALSIAISKVMQTA, via the coding sequence ATGTCTGATAACAGAATAGAGCTTTTGCAAGGGACTTTGGATATGCTGATATTAAAGGTACTTTCCCGTAATGAGTTACACGGATATGCAATTGCAAGACGAATACAAGAAATTTCTGAAGATGTTCTAAAAGTGGAAGAAGGTTCGCTCTATCCTGCACTTTATAGAATGGAGCAAAAAGGGTGGATCTCATCGTCCTGGGGACTTTCTGATAATAATCGTCGGGCAAAATACTATCAGCTAACTGCTTTAGGTAAACAACAATTAGAAGTAGAAATTAATAGTTGGCAAGCACTTTCTATAGCAATTTCTAAGGTTATGCAAACAGCTTAA
- a CDS encoding ABC transporter permease, with product MFSIKNFWQRFLKKDEVHQEIDEELEFHLEMCIKDNIAAGMSAEEAKADAMRRFGNLQKVKSDCREAKGIEMIENFYQDLRYGLRMLANKPSFTFVAILALALGIGATSAIFSIVNNVILRPLPFKAQEDLVMLWETNLTTGHEQVETSYPNFLDWQKQNQVFEQVAVLPSVNFDWTMTGREEPQQVVGVFTSANFFSLLGVSPALGRDFTAEDERQGAAPVAVISHGLWQRQFGGDPKIIGQKLTVEGEPMTVIGVMPREFDFPSGVELWSPLTPSPDGWTEQRDFRVLRAIGRIKAGMSFSQAQAGMNTLAERLGQEYPKENKGFGIILIPLTKVIFGSTEQAFLVMLGAVGLVLLISCANVANLLLARAASRQREFAVRVALGAGRFRLIRQLLTESLLLALIGGTIGLLVAFIGIKALVGLAPADIPRIADVKLDFQVIGFTFLTSLLTSIIFGLVPAWQTAKTNVNEFLKESGTRLLGSAQTHQIRNYLVVIEVAFAVILMVGAGLMGRSFYKLQNVDAGFNPKNILTLRVALNQGKYPDKDKKRIFFEQLYEKVKILPNVESAGCVLMRPLSGTVGWDYPFSIEGQSLNEHKNNPPSNFETISPNYFQTMGIQLLKGRDFTEQDKADSPHVVIIGESLAKKYWPGLDPIGKKLKIGPPESNRPWMEVVGMVKDVRYREWEATRLDIYMPFPQHPQYRMDFVLKTKGDPFALVSAFNQAVYELDKDQATSAITTMSELVATTLARSRYNMFLFSLFAMLALILAIVGVYGVLSYTVAQRTQEIGLRLALGASETNILKLVIGQGLKLVFIGVVIGLTVAWWLSQLLGSLLYQVSVTDPITYIIIPLFLILIATLASYLPARRAIKVDPIIALRCD from the coding sequence ATGTTTAGTATAAAAAACTTCTGGCAACGCTTTTTGAAAAAAGATGAAGTGCATCAAGAAATTGATGAAGAATTAGAATTTCATCTAGAAATGTGCATTAAAGATAATATTGCTGCTGGAATGAGTGCTGAAGAAGCAAAAGCAGATGCAATGCGGCGTTTTGGGAATTTGCAAAAGGTAAAAAGCGATTGCCGAGAAGCAAAAGGAATAGAAATGATAGAAAATTTTTATCAAGATCTCCGCTACGGCTTACGTATGTTAGCTAATAAACCAAGCTTTACTTTTGTTGCTATTTTAGCTTTAGCATTAGGAATTGGTGCTACAAGTGCTATTTTTAGTATTGTTAACAATGTAATACTGCGTCCACTACCTTTTAAGGCACAAGAAGATTTAGTAATGCTTTGGGAGACAAATTTAACCACTGGACACGAACAAGTAGAGACATCTTATCCAAATTTTTTAGATTGGCAAAAACAAAATCAGGTTTTTGAGCAAGTTGCTGTGCTACCTTCGGTTAATTTTGATTGGACAATGACGGGTAGAGAAGAACCACAACAAGTAGTAGGTGTTTTTACTTCGGCTAATTTCTTTTCTTTGCTAGGAGTTAGCCCGGCTTTAGGACGTGATTTTACAGCAGAAGATGAGCGTCAAGGAGCAGCACCAGTAGCAGTTATTAGCCATGGACTTTGGCAAAGGCAATTTGGAGGAGATCCAAAAATCATTGGTCAAAAACTTACTGTTGAAGGTGAACCAATGACAGTAATTGGAGTAATGCCAAGGGAGTTTGATTTTCCAAGCGGTGTTGAACTTTGGTCGCCGCTAACACCTAGCCCTGATGGATGGACGGAGCAACGGGATTTTCGAGTTTTAAGAGCAATTGGGCGCATCAAGGCTGGAATGAGTTTTAGCCAAGCCCAAGCTGGCATGAATACACTTGCAGAACGTCTTGGACAAGAATATCCAAAAGAAAATAAAGGTTTTGGTATTATTTTAATTCCTTTAACTAAAGTAATATTTGGTAGTACAGAGCAAGCATTTTTAGTAATGCTAGGTGCTGTTGGGCTGGTTTTGCTAATTTCTTGTGCTAATGTAGCCAATTTGTTATTGGCTAGGGCGGCTAGTCGTCAACGTGAATTTGCTGTTCGGGTTGCTTTAGGCGCGGGGCGATTTCGCTTAATTAGACAACTTTTAACAGAAAGTTTATTGCTAGCTTTAATTGGTGGAACAATAGGGCTATTAGTAGCTTTTATTGGAATAAAAGCTTTAGTTGGATTAGCACCAGCAGATATTCCTAGGATTGCAGATGTAAAACTAGATTTTCAAGTAATAGGTTTTACTTTTTTAACTTCTTTGTTGACTTCAATAATTTTTGGACTAGTCCCAGCCTGGCAAACGGCTAAAACTAATGTTAACGAATTTCTTAAAGAAAGTGGGACAAGGCTTTTAGGAAGCGCACAGACTCATCAAATTAGAAATTATTTGGTAGTTATTGAAGTTGCTTTTGCTGTTATTTTAATGGTTGGTGCTGGTTTGATGGGACGAAGCTTTTATAAATTACAAAATGTTGATGCTGGCTTTAACCCAAAGAATATATTGACTTTAAGGGTTGCTCTTAATCAAGGAAAATATCCTGACAAAGATAAAAAAAGGATCTTTTTTGAACAGCTTTATGAAAAGGTAAAGATTCTCCCTAATGTTGAGTCTGCTGGATGTGTTTTAATGCGTCCTTTGTCTGGAACTGTAGGATGGGATTATCCATTTAGTATTGAAGGGCAAAGCTTAAACGAACATAAAAATAACCCTCCTTCAAATTTTGAAACCATTAGCCCAAATTATTTTCAAACTATGGGTATTCAACTCTTAAAAGGACGTGATTTTACTGAGCAAGATAAAGCAGATAGCCCACATGTTGTAATAATTGGTGAATCGCTAGCTAAAAAGTATTGGCCCGGTCTTGACCCTATAGGCAAAAAGCTAAAAATTGGCCCGCCAGAATCTAACCGCCCTTGGATGGAAGTTGTTGGAATGGTTAAAGATGTCCGATACCGTGAATGGGAAGCTACACGTCTTGATATTTATATGCCTTTTCCACAACACCCACAATATCGTATGGATTTTGTTCTAAAAACTAAAGGCGACCCATTTGCACTAGTTTCAGCCTTTAACCAAGCCGTTTATGAGCTAGATAAAGATCAGGCTACTTCTGCCATTACAACTATGTCAGAGTTAGTTGCCACAACGCTAGCACGTTCTCGCTACAATATGTTTTTATTTAGTTTATTTGCAATGTTGGCTTTAATTCTTGCAATTGTAGGAGTTTATGGAGTGCTTTCTTATACAGTTGCCCAACGTACACAAGAAATAGGACTGCGTCTCGCCTTAGGTGCTAGCGAGACAAATATCTTAAAACTAGTTATTGGACAAGGCTTAAAGCTAGTTTTTATAGGTGTAGTGATTGGTTTAACTGTTGCTTGGTGGTTAAGTCAATTACTTGGTAGTTTGCTTTATCAAGTAAGTGTAACAGATCCAATTACTTACATAATAATCCCACTATTTTTAATTCTAATTGCAACACTTGCTAGCTACTTACCAGCACGGCGAGCAATAAAAGTTGACCCAATAATTGCACTTCGTTGTGATTAG
- a CDS encoding NAD(P)/FAD-dependent oxidoreductase — translation MDQLKHFQVAIIGSGFGGLGTAIKLKEEGIDDFVVLERANDVGGTWRDNSYPGCACDVQSHLYSFSFAPNPDWSRMYSPQAEIWAYLRRCAENYKILPHIWFSHEVTKVFWQEERKHWLIETSQGSLTANILVGAIGALCEPSLPNLAGLENFQGNHFHSARWDHNYDLTDKTVAVIGTGASAIQFVPAIEPKVKKLYLFQRTPPWVIPRHDRAISDFEKKLFRQFPFTQYLMRMLIYWIREIYVIYFRNPWVMNINGFIAVNHLKKSIQDPQLREKLTPNYVIGCKRILISNDYLPSLAKPNVEVITEAVKEVGQDSITTKDGTTRKIDTIIFATGFHVTDLPFADHIYGREGKTLAQTWQGSPKAYLGTTISGFPNFFLLLGPNTGLGHTSVVYMIESQIAHVLNAVRYMKKHSVATVEPRKEAQDEFVSEVDKKMQGTVWTAGRCASWYLDPTGRNSTLWPSFTWKFKQRVEPFNPEEYLVNSKGK, via the coding sequence ATGGATCAATTAAAACATTTTCAAGTAGCAATTATTGGTAGCGGTTTTGGCGGACTTGGAACAGCAATTAAACTTAAGGAAGAAGGAATTGATGATTTTGTAGTCTTAGAAAGAGCCAATGATGTAGGCGGCACTTGGCGAGATAATAGTTATCCAGGCTGTGCTTGTGATGTGCAATCTCATCTTTATTCTTTTTCCTTTGCTCCTAATCCTGATTGGAGTCGAATGTATTCACCTCAAGCAGAAATTTGGGCTTATCTACGCCGTTGTGCTGAAAACTATAAAATTTTGCCTCATATCTGGTTTAGTCATGAAGTTACAAAAGTTTTTTGGCAAGAGGAAAGAAAACATTGGCTTATAGAAACTTCCCAAGGTTCGCTTACAGCTAATATTTTAGTAGGTGCTATTGGGGCTTTATGTGAACCATCGCTGCCAAATTTAGCTGGTTTAGAAAATTTTCAAGGAAACCATTTTCACTCTGCAAGGTGGGATCATAATTATGATTTAACTGACAAAACTGTTGCTGTAATTGGCACTGGAGCATCTGCAATTCAATTTGTCCCAGCTATTGAACCTAAAGTTAAAAAACTATATTTGTTTCAACGCACTCCACCCTGGGTTATTCCTCGTCATGACAGAGCAATAAGCGATTTTGAGAAAAAACTTTTTAGGCAATTCCCCTTTACCCAATATTTAATGCGTATGCTAATTTATTGGATACGCGAAATTTACGTTATTTATTTTCGTAATCCTTGGGTAATGAATATAAATGGTTTTATTGCTGTAAATCACCTAAAAAAATCTATCCAAGATCCACAATTAAGAGAAAAACTTACGCCTAATTATGTAATAGGGTGCAAAAGAATTTTAATTTCTAATGATTACCTTCCATCACTTGCCAAACCTAATGTTGAAGTAATAACAGAAGCGGTTAAAGAAGTTGGTCAAGATTCAATTACTACCAAAGATGGAACAACTAGAAAAATAGATACAATTATTTTTGCCACAGGTTTTCATGTAACAGATTTGCCTTTTGCCGATCATATTTATGGTAGAGAAGGAAAAACCCTTGCTCAAACTTGGCAAGGTAGCCCCAAAGCTTATTTAGGAACGACTATTTCAGGCTTTCCAAATTTCTTTTTGCTACTTGGCCCAAATACTGGATTAGGTCACACATCTGTTGTTTATATGATTGAAAGTCAAATTGCACACGTCTTAAATGCAGTTCGCTATATGAAAAAGCATAGTGTTGCAACAGTTGAACCCCGCAAAGAAGCACAAGATGAGTTTGTTTCTGAAGTTGATAAAAAAATGCAAGGGACGGTTTGGACTGCTGGCAGATGTGCTAGTTGGTATCTTGACCCTACGGGCCGTAATTCAACGCTTTGGCCCAGTTTTACTTGGAAATTTAAACAGCGCGTAGAACCATTTAACCCTGAAGAGTACCTAGTTAATAGTAAGGGGAAATAA
- a CDS encoding PAS domain S-box protein gives MKEISKKLKQDLSSSSNVNIGLQVSKEEITAALNGLVRDFLPPATFILSLLYVVFAVGHIFVLPPPINKWLFSLAALTAITFISISTYNRKKTLSLNLVNPLCFLIAAMMSINSTIHIYLVQEAQQTTNFMLLVIGIGSIFLSVRWFVGTLIFVLGSWAGVAYFSTPSPYWVHFGFALFASVFLSIVMFRTRLINFTHLETLHIQDRYRQKLLVLKQGELEQVLNSLTTSEAYTRSIINNMLVGLVTLSSQGCIDSLNPAAEKMFGYQAKELIGQHIQALFSKRSIGSSLEDFLKTYLGRITEINAIKKDGSIFLAEFSLSEFRVDHNIYYSGHLRDISEQKEAERAKTEFVATVSHELRTPLASISGSLSLLSAGFLGELSIESQEAVEIAERNSKRLLNLINDILDYERLEKGTLEMHFEEVSILSIVSRAIETIKVVAEKEELKVEAHISDTVVYADEDRLAQVLVNLLSNAIKFSLPNGKIVVSSQQVNNKLEVKVIDFGRGIPTNFHGQIFERFKQVEANDSRKKGGTGLGQAICKAIIEKHNGQIG, from the coding sequence TTGAAAGAAATAAGTAAAAAATTAAAGCAGGATTTATCTAGTTCTAGCAATGTAAATATAGGTTTGCAGGTTTCTAAAGAAGAAATTACTGCTGCCTTAAATGGACTTGTTAGGGATTTTCTCCCACCAGCAACTTTTATTCTTAGCTTACTTTATGTAGTTTTTGCTGTAGGTCATATTTTTGTACTTCCACCACCTATAAATAAATGGCTTTTTTCTTTAGCAGCATTAACAGCAATTACTTTTATAAGTATTAGCACTTACAACAGAAAAAAAACTCTTTCCTTAAATTTAGTTAATCCTCTTTGTTTTCTTATTGCTGCTATGATGTCTATAAATAGCACAATTCATATTTATTTAGTACAAGAGGCACAACAAACAACTAATTTTATGTTGTTAGTTATTGGTATAGGTAGTATTTTTCTTTCTGTAAGATGGTTTGTTGGAACTTTAATTTTTGTATTAGGTAGCTGGGCCGGTGTAGCTTATTTCTCTACTCCTTCGCCCTATTGGGTGCATTTTGGATTTGCTTTGTTTGCCTCCGTATTCTTATCTATAGTAATGTTTAGAACCAGACTTATTAATTTTACTCACCTAGAAACTTTACACATTCAAGACCGCTATCGCCAAAAATTATTAGTTCTTAAACAAGGTGAACTGGAACAAGTCCTAAATTCATTAACTACTAGTGAAGCTTATACAAGATCAATCATTAATAATATGCTAGTTGGCCTTGTTACTTTATCAAGTCAAGGTTGTATTGATTCGTTAAATCCAGCAGCAGAAAAAATGTTTGGCTATCAAGCAAAAGAATTAATTGGTCAACACATTCAAGCACTTTTTTCTAAACGCTCTATAGGCAGTAGTCTTGAAGATTTTCTTAAAACTTATCTAGGTCGTATTACCGAAATAAATGCTATAAAGAAAGATGGAAGTATTTTTTTGGCAGAGTTCTCCCTTAGTGAGTTTCGTGTAGATCATAATATTTACTATAGTGGTCATCTTAGAGATATTTCTGAGCAAAAAGAGGCAGAGAGAGCAAAAACAGAGTTTGTTGCTACAGTAAGCCATGAACTTCGCACGCCTCTAGCCTCTATTTCAGGGTCTTTAAGCTTATTATCAGCCGGGTTTTTAGGTGAGCTTTCTATAGAATCACAAGAAGCAGTAGAAATTGCAGAACGTAACAGTAAAAGGCTACTTAACCTAATTAATGATATTTTAGATTATGAACGACTGGAAAAAGGCACTTTGGAGATGCACTTTGAAGAAGTATCCATATTATCTATAGTTTCACGTGCAATAGAGACTATTAAGGTAGTTGCAGAAAAAGAAGAACTTAAAGTAGAAGCACATATTTCTGACACTGTAGTTTATGCAGATGAAGACCGTTTAGCACAGGTTTTAGTTAATTTATTGTCAAATGCAATAAAATTTTCTTTACCAAATGGCAAAATTGTCGTTTCTTCTCAACAAGTTAACAATAAATTAGAAGTAAAAGTTATAGATTTTGGTCGAGGTATTCCAACTAATTTTCATGGGCAAATTTTTGAACGTTTTAAGCAAGTAGAAGCAAATGACTCTCGTAAAAAAGGTGGAACGGGCCTTGGACAAGCAATTTGTAAAGCAATTATTGAAAAACATAATGGTCAAATCGGGTAG
- the hpnJ gene encoding hopanoid biosynthesis associated radical SAM protein HpnJ: MKTLLLNPPSFENFDGGASSRWPATREIASFWYPVWLAYPAGMIPESRLLDAPPHGVSMKETLEIAKDYDFVVVFTSTPGIHNDIRMAEMMKANKPDQKITFVGPHVTVRPEETLRATTAIDFVCRKEFDFSVTEFAAGKPLEEIQGVSYIKNNEIVHNPDRPPLHDLDQLPFATEIYARDMDITKYNVPFLLHPYVAFYTERGCPALCTFCLWPQTMSGHPWRTRSSDNVVAEVKRALELFPNMKEIFFDDDTFAWRKSRVLEICEKFKPLKFTWSCTSRVHTDYETLKAMKEAGCRLLIVGFESGDDQILKNIKKGTNVEMARKFMKNCKKLGIVVHGDFILGLPGETKETVERTIKFAKEIDCETIQVSIAHAYPGTEMYDEWKEKGILIENEMTDDEGHQLPHAELPGITRGEIMRQVERFYDEYYFRPRVVARIVSKAIFDSDERSRLYKEAKQFLQLRSKRKEFVKAQQAQIGTSHKGV, translated from the coding sequence ATGAAGACTTTATTACTTAATCCACCTTCATTTGAAAACTTTGATGGTGGTGCTAGTTCCCGATGGCCTGCAACACGCGAAATAGCGTCATTTTGGTATCCAGTATGGTTAGCCTATCCAGCAGGAATGATTCCTGAGTCCCGATTGTTAGACGCTCCCCCACACGGCGTAAGTATGAAAGAAACCTTGGAAATAGCTAAAGACTATGATTTTGTAGTAGTTTTTACTAGCACCCCAGGAATTCATAATGATATCCGAATGGCTGAGATGATGAAGGCAAATAAACCGGATCAAAAAATTACTTTTGTTGGGCCACACGTAACTGTTAGACCTGAAGAAACCTTACGCGCTACTACTGCGATTGACTTTGTATGTCGCAAAGAGTTTGACTTTAGTGTAACAGAATTTGCTGCTGGCAAGCCATTAGAAGAAATTCAAGGTGTTAGCTACATTAAGAATAATGAAATTGTTCATAATCCAGACCGTCCACCGCTTCATGACCTAGATCAGCTACCTTTTGCAACGGAAATTTATGCTCGTGATATGGATATTACCAAATACAATGTCCCGTTTTTACTCCATCCTTACGTTGCTTTTTACACTGAGCGAGGTTGTCCTGCACTTTGTACTTTCTGTTTATGGCCTCAAACTATGAGCGGACATCCTTGGCGCACTCGTAGTTCTGATAATGTGGTAGCAGAAGTCAAACGCGCTCTTGAACTTTTCCCAAATATGAAGGAAATTTTCTTTGATGATGATACTTTTGCTTGGCGTAAATCACGAGTTTTAGAAATTTGTGAAAAGTTTAAGCCGCTAAAATTTACTTGGTCTTGTACATCTCGCGTTCATACCGATTATGAAACACTAAAAGCTATGAAAGAAGCAGGTTGTCGGCTCTTGATTGTTGGCTTTGAGTCAGGCGATGATCAAATTCTTAAGAATATTAAAAAAGGCACAAATGTAGAAATGGCTCGCAAGTTTATGAAAAACTGTAAAAAGCTTGGCATAGTTGTCCATGGCGATTTTATTCTTGGCCTGCCAGGTGAGACTAAAGAAACAGTTGAAAGAACTATCAAGTTTGCAAAAGAAATTGACTGCGAAACCATCCAAGTTTCTATTGCCCACGCTTACCCAGGCACAGAAATGTATGATGAATGGAAGGAAAAAGGCATTTTAATTGAAAATGAAATGACTGACGACGAAGGCCATCAACTACCACACGCAGAACTTCCAGGAATTACTCGCGGCGAAATTATGCGCCAAGTAGAACGTTTTTATGATGAATATTATTTTCGTCCTCGTGTAGTTGCTCGAATTGTCAGCAAAGCAATTTTTGATAGCGATGAACGCAGCCGACTTTATAAGGAAGCAAAACAATTTTTACAACTACGTTCTAAACGAAAAGAGTTTGTTAAAGCCCAACAAGCTCAAATTGGCACTTCACATAAAGGTGTTTAG